A single Campylobacter hyointestinalis subsp. hyointestinalis DNA region contains:
- a CDS encoding ComEA family DNA-binding protein: MRLFGLIALLASLTYAAVNLNTATKEELMELPGIGEAKANAIIEYRSKNKFNSIEDIKNIKGIGDKRYEAIKADLTTSGNTDLSNLKTKANNKTKDIKKNSDKIKELKNNKNKEINKENSKNKKEIKDKKVKIKKDINDKVDSLKE; encoded by the coding sequence ATGAGATTATTTGGTTTAATAGCTTTACTTGCTAGTTTAACTTACGCTGCAGTAAATTTAAATACTGCTACTAAAGAAGAGCTTATGGAGCTTCCAGGAATAGGAGAAGCTAAAGCTAATGCTATCATAGAGTATAGATCTAAAAACAAGTTTAACAGCATAGAAGATATCAAAAACATAAAAGGTATAGGGGATAAAAGATATGAAGCTATAAAAGCTGATCTTACTACTTCGGGTAATACTGACCTATCAAATTTAAAAACAAAAGCAAATAATAAAACAAAAGATATAAAAAAGAACTCAGATAAAATAAAAGAGCTTAAGAACAATAAGAACAAAGAGATAAATAAAGAAAACAGTAAAAATAAAAAAGAGATCAAAGATAAAAAAGTTAAAATTAAGAAAGATATAAATGATAAAGTAGATAGCTTAAAGGAGTAG
- a CDS encoding GGDEF domain-containing protein, which produces MKYAESTLFVWNKDFETNIPLVDEEHVHLVELINELILKISNQEALEIADISSVFNKLFDYAKYHFGDEESIMIESKLYPDFIREHAYNHKMFLQEVETLYNEFLDSKDYKKNLKDMIDFLINWLAFHILGQDKKMAKQIELMNQGYSAKQAFEMVDQIHESNETQPLVNALNNMLNTLSRRNKELLSLKKNLEQKVEERTTELMEANRHLEYLSTTDQLTELKNRRYAMDALNMLWYSTCKFTDSIAVLMIDLDHFKEVNDNYGHDCGDIVLKTVAVTLKDSVRNDDIVCRLGGDEFLIICPHTFLQGAIKVANNILKEIKKLNVSIDGGFWSGSASIGVASSDPKMQGVEDLIKRADDQVYKAKEAGKNCVKF; this is translated from the coding sequence ATGAAATATGCTGAGTCTACACTATTTGTTTGGAATAAAGACTTTGAAACAAACATACCTTTAGTCGATGAAGAGCATGTGCATTTAGTAGAACTCATAAATGAACTTATCTTAAAAATTTCCAATCAAGAAGCTTTAGAGATAGCCGATATCTCTTCTGTTTTTAACAAACTTTTTGATTATGCAAAGTATCATTTTGGTGATGAAGAAAGCATAATGATCGAAAGCAAATTATATCCAGATTTTATCAGAGAACACGCGTACAATCACAAGATGTTTTTGCAAGAAGTTGAAACACTATATAATGAGTTTTTAGATAGCAAAGATTATAAAAAAAATCTTAAGGATATGATCGATTTTCTTATAAATTGGCTTGCTTTTCATATACTGGGTCAAGATAAGAAAATGGCAAAACAGATAGAGCTTATGAATCAAGGATATAGTGCAAAGCAAGCCTTTGAGATGGTTGATCAAATTCACGAATCAAACGAAACCCAGCCTCTTGTTAATGCTTTAAATAATATGCTAAATACATTATCTAGAAGAAATAAAGAGCTTTTGTCTCTTAAGAAAAATTTGGAACAAAAAGTAGAAGAAAGAACGACCGAGCTTATGGAGGCAAATAGACATCTTGAGTATTTATCTACTACAGATCAACTAACTGAGCTAAAAAATAGACGTTATGCTATGGATGCTCTAAATATGCTTTGGTATTCTACTTGTAAATTTACGGATTCTATCGCTGTTTTGATGATAGATCTGGATCATTTTAAAGAAGTAAATGATAATTACGGTCATGATTGTGGCGATATCGTCTTAAAAACTGTAGCTGTAACGCTAAAAGATTCTGTAAGAAACGATGATATAGTTTGTAGGCTTGGCGGAGACGAGTTTTTGATAATATGCCCACACACGTTTTTACAAGGCGCTATAAAAGTAGCAAATAATATCTTAAAAGAGATAAAAAAGCTTAACGTTTCTATTGATGGCGGGTTTTGGAGCGGTAGTGCAAGTATCGGCGTAGCCTCAAGCGATCCTAAAATGCAAGGCGTAGAAGATCTAATAAAAAGAGCAGATGATCAAGTCTATAAAGCAAAAGAAGCTGGTAAGAACTGCGTTAAATTTTAA